The Methylobacterium sp. PvR107 genome contains a region encoding:
- a CDS encoding DUF6894 family protein, with protein MEARVPRYFFNVHDGRSEIDTEGTELISHDAAQLTGVQLAGEILKNEARRRMLGGTWHLEVLDEARVLVCRIDVSISAPITDA; from the coding sequence GTGGAGGCGCGGGTGCCGCGTTACTTCTTCAACGTCCACGACGGCCGCAGCGAGATCGACACCGAAGGCACGGAGTTGATCAGCCATGACGCTGCGCAACTCACGGGCGTGCAGCTCGCCGGAGAGATCCTGAAGAACGAGGCGCGCCGCCGGATGCTCGGCGGCACTTGGCATCTCGAGGTTCTCGACGAAGCCCGTGTTCTCGTCTGCCGCATCGATGTGAGCATCAGCGCCCCGATCACGGACGCTTAA
- a CDS encoding DUF6894 family protein encodes MLRWFYFDVDNGKETIRDDEGVEAEDLEQALADGRSVIVEIADDLGVTDLNHPWTLVVRDETGLALAHVPIGVFSSSARMPRRG; translated from the coding sequence ATGCTCAGATGGTTCTATTTCGACGTCGACAACGGCAAGGAGACAATTCGGGACGACGAAGGCGTCGAGGCCGAGGATCTGGAGCAAGCGCTGGCCGACGGGCGTAGCGTCATCGTCGAGATAGCGGACGATCTCGGTGTCACTGATCTCAACCACCCGTGGACGCTCGTCGTGCGTGATGAGACAGGATTGGCGCTCGCGCACGTGCCGATCGGAGTATTCTCCAGCTCAGCCCGGATGCCACGTCGAGGCTGA
- a CDS encoding ABC transporter substrate-binding protein, whose product MENLTIHSDNLVGHAFEHLEKLGYFEGKNLEITRYSALGSTEKLRELASIVVATKPDVILAISGKTVSHLRKLTSTIPIVGVMSDPVAYGIVGSLSHPGGNITGASVDPGIEIWIKRMAILKEALPRMTKVFYVAPDSTWTTAVGIGVKAAAEKTDVELVGPPVENPHGEADYIRAFSEVSKRADAILVSSAAENRTHGKLIVNLAQDSQLPALYPYRAYVNEGGLMAHDLDISDIWNRAADQIAWILKGDKPADIPIYQPRQYHLVINLEAARKIGFEFKQNLIAMADDVLD is encoded by the coding sequence TTGGAAAATTTGACCATACACAGTGACAATCTTGTCGGGCACGCCTTTGAGCATCTTGAGAAGCTTGGGTATTTTGAAGGAAAGAACCTAGAGATAACCCGTTATTCAGCGTTAGGATCAACAGAGAAACTTCGAGAACTCGCGTCGATTGTTGTTGCAACCAAGCCCGACGTCATTCTTGCGATTAGCGGCAAGACGGTCTCGCACCTGAGGAAGCTGACAAGCACCATTCCGATTGTTGGTGTGATGAGCGACCCGGTTGCATATGGCATAGTTGGTTCCCTATCGCATCCAGGCGGGAATATAACTGGCGCTTCAGTGGATCCTGGTATCGAAATCTGGATCAAGCGCATGGCAATTTTGAAGGAAGCCCTGCCAAGAATGACCAAGGTATTCTACGTCGCTCCCGACTCCACGTGGACGACAGCAGTCGGCATTGGGGTCAAGGCCGCGGCAGAAAAAACAGACGTTGAGTTGGTCGGACCGCCCGTTGAAAATCCGCATGGCGAAGCTGATTACATAAGAGCATTTTCTGAGGTATCAAAACGAGCGGATGCAATATTAGTGAGTAGCGCGGCGGAAAACCGGACGCATGGAAAGTTGATAGTCAACCTCGCGCAAGATAGCCAACTCCCGGCCCTTTACCCGTATCGCGCCTACGTTAATGAAGGCGGACTTATGGCTCATGATTTAGATATTTCAGACATATGGAACCGAGCGGCAGATCAGATCGCTTGGATCTTGAAAGGTGACAAGCCGGCCGATATTCCGATATACCAACCAAGGCAATACCATCTGGTAATTAATTTAGAAGCCGCAAGAAAAATAGGGTTTGAATTCAAACAGAACCTGATCGCGATGGCAGATGATGTCCTCGACTAG
- a CDS encoding glycosyltransferase family 1 protein, producing the protein MTHRPIAFDLTRLVTRLRHASPSGIDRVDLAYARAFLDRSGPGFGVVSTGLGPRVLDRKQALAIVEAVAAGWVEDRDSASDPVYRRLAARCGDPHAAAGPTAQVPGTRIAAAERRRIQARTTADIAMRSRPVAALPHGTLYLHTSHLRLDNPRRFDWLYTRPDIRAAFFVHDLIPITHPEYGRAGEADRHRARMRTVGRHAAAILVNSIDTGERTLDFLAAEGFGRPPLAVGHLGVEAAFGRTGPRFRADRPTFLVCGTIESRKNHLLLFQVWRQLAERLGAATPRLVVVGRRGWEAESAIDMLERCPGVQAHVIEVTGLSTHGLAALMRSSTALLMPSFTEGYGIPVVEAAASGLPVVASDIRVHREIAEGFALFRDPLDGPGWLAAIEALARPGSPLRAELAGRLDGYLPPDWTAHFEAVGPTLAAL; encoded by the coding sequence ATGACGCACCGACCGATCGCCTTCGATCTCACCCGCCTCGTCACGCGCCTGCGTCATGCGAGCCCTTCCGGGATCGATCGCGTCGACCTCGCCTACGCACGCGCCTTTCTCGATCGGTCGGGGCCCGGTTTCGGCGTCGTTTCGACGGGACTCGGACCGCGCGTCCTCGACCGCAAACAGGCGCTCGCCATCGTCGAGGCCGTGGCCGCCGGCTGGGTCGAGGACCGGGATTCTGCCTCGGATCCGGTCTACCGGCGGCTGGCGGCGCGTTGCGGCGATCCGCATGCGGCGGCCGGTCCGACGGCGCAGGTGCCCGGCACGCGGATCGCCGCCGCCGAACGCCGCCGCATCCAGGCGCGCACCACCGCCGACATCGCGATGCGCAGCCGCCCGGTCGCGGCCCTGCCGCACGGCACCCTCTATCTCCACACCTCCCACCTGCGCCTCGACAACCCGCGCCGGTTCGATTGGCTCTACACCCGCCCGGATATCCGCGCGGCCTTCTTCGTCCACGACCTCATCCCGATCACCCACCCGGAATACGGCCGGGCCGGCGAGGCCGACCGCCACCGGGCGCGGATGCGCACCGTCGGCCGCCACGCTGCCGCGATCCTGGTGAACTCGATCGATACCGGCGAACGCACCCTCGATTTCCTCGCGGCCGAGGGGTTCGGGCGACCACCCCTGGCGGTCGGCCATCTCGGGGTCGAGGCCGCCTTCGGTCGGACCGGTCCCCGGTTTCGGGCCGATCGCCCCACCTTCCTGGTCTGCGGCACGATCGAATCGCGCAAGAACCACCTCCTCCTGTTCCAGGTCTGGCGGCAGCTGGCCGAACGCCTCGGCGCCGCAACGCCCCGCCTCGTCGTGGTCGGGCGGCGCGGCTGGGAGGCCGAGAGCGCCATCGACATGCTGGAGCGGTGCCCCGGCGTGCAGGCGCACGTGATCGAGGTCACCGGGCTCTCGACGCATGGTCTCGCCGCGCTGATGCGCAGCTCAACCGCGCTGCTGATGCCCTCGTTCACCGAAGGCTACGGTATCCCGGTGGTCGAGGCCGCGGCCTCCGGCCTTCCGGTGGTCGCGTCCGACATCCGCGTCCATCGCGAGATCGCCGAAGGCTTCGCGCTGTTTCGCGACCCGCTGGACGGGCCGGGCTGGCTGGCGGCCATCGAGGCTCTGGCGCGCCCGGGCTCGCCGCTGCGGGCGGAGCTGGCCGGGCGTCTCGACGGCTACCTGCCGCCGGACTGGACCGCCCATTTCGAAGCCGTGGGACCGACACTCGCCGCGCTCTGA
- a CDS encoding alpha/beta fold hydrolase: MAIYILVAGSWHGSWCWSQVVPLLERAGHRVLTPDLYDVIAGEHSVAEQPLQAWADQIAAITAAQNEPVVLVGHSRAGLIISEVAERIPHKIESLVYLCAFLLKDGQTLNDIVQQSSNAKAFSKALIFGDDETCTVSRQGVKRFFYNETPEPLVQFACERLIPETTKIWSAPIHVTGPRFGSVRRAYITCAKDQAIPLAQQQAMQRATPVSHTVTLESDHSPFFSQPSELVAALEHVRQAV, encoded by the coding sequence ATGGCCATCTACATACTCGTTGCTGGATCGTGGCACGGTAGTTGGTGTTGGTCGCAGGTCGTGCCGCTGCTTGAGCGAGCCGGACATCGCGTTCTGACACCCGATCTGTACGACGTGATCGCCGGTGAGCACTCCGTGGCAGAACAGCCGCTGCAAGCTTGGGCGGATCAGATTGCCGCGATTACTGCCGCCCAGAACGAACCGGTTGTTCTCGTCGGGCACAGCCGCGCCGGCCTCATCATCAGTGAAGTGGCCGAACGCATACCTCATAAAATCGAGTCACTCGTTTATCTCTGCGCCTTTCTCCTCAAGGATGGCCAGACGCTTAATGATATTGTGCAGCAATCGTCCAATGCAAAGGCGTTTAGCAAGGCGCTAATTTTTGGTGATGACGAAACTTGTACGGTCAGTCGCCAGGGCGTTAAAAGGTTTTTCTACAACGAAACGCCAGAACCGCTCGTGCAGTTCGCGTGCGAACGCCTTATTCCCGAGACCACCAAGATTTGGTCGGCGCCGATCCACGTTACTGGGCCTCGCTTCGGGTCGGTCCGACGAGCCTACATCACGTGCGCGAAAGATCAGGCGATCCCGCTCGCCCAGCAGCAAGCCATGCAACGAGCCACTCCCGTTTCGCACACCGTCACGCTGGAAAGCGATCACTCGCCATTTTTTTCCCAGCCGAGCGAATTGGTCGCTGCGCTTGAGCATGTTCGGCAAGCAGTCTGA
- a CDS encoding MucR family transcriptional regulator has protein sequence MTTGTPDRASDIIELTGGIVSAYVSRNPVPVTELPKLIHSVHAAISGLASGGISDATASAFEVKKPGAVQIRKSVQDDGITSFIDGKIYKTLKRHLSAHGLDPRSYRERFDLPSDYPMVAPSYAERRSALAKAIGLGVPGARRSA, from the coding sequence GTGACTACAGGAACACCTGACCGCGCGTCGGATATCATAGAGCTGACTGGCGGGATCGTTTCCGCATACGTCTCTCGCAATCCCGTCCCAGTCACTGAACTTCCGAAGCTGATCCACAGCGTGCATGCCGCGATCTCGGGACTGGCCTCCGGCGGCATTTCTGACGCGACTGCCTCGGCTTTCGAGGTCAAGAAACCAGGCGCGGTTCAGATCCGCAAGTCGGTCCAAGATGACGGCATAACGAGCTTCATCGACGGCAAAATCTATAAGACGCTCAAGCGCCATCTCTCAGCGCACGGGCTCGACCCACGCAGCTACCGCGAACGGTTCGATCTACCCAGCGATTACCCGATGGTGGCCCCGAGCTACGCCGAACGGCGTTCCGCTCTGGCTAAAGCGATCGGACTTGGCGTGCCGGGTGCGCGCCGGTCAGCGTAG
- a CDS encoding phytanoyl-CoA dioxygenase family protein, with protein MLNIVRSAFSRSRATSAPVDVAARPLAVEPPIEPAVEAAGEAAPVPTVEPVPPATQSQPEGARFCSRTWVPVETAVPQRTYCQNGFVTVPKVLPPETVANMRQVAMDLLPPNEPPFSSFMSETVLFDPAFRPIFESDALIGTLKNIFGDDFLFVNEFGLQDSSFGGWHTDMTSAEGKGRHTFHWSPKFMTANMAIYLQENGDHGGGLDIVPRSYIYDDPLSKQIRIERGFSIDEFLEDEEDPWYAQGATIASKAGDATIFHMRSRHRASPARIRPQTQEERKLAMFFIVGPNNEETRAYRKWLDEYDVISNTKRPIIPDEFSSFFEARGLRMI; from the coding sequence ATGCTGAACATCGTGAGATCGGCGTTCTCGCGTAGCCGTGCAACTTCGGCCCCGGTCGATGTGGCCGCTCGCCCTTTAGCAGTTGAGCCGCCGATCGAACCGGCCGTCGAAGCAGCCGGCGAAGCAGCCCCTGTACCTACAGTCGAACCTGTGCCGCCAGCCACGCAGTCACAGCCTGAGGGAGCGCGCTTCTGCAGTCGCACCTGGGTGCCCGTCGAGACGGCAGTCCCGCAGCGGACTTATTGCCAAAATGGGTTCGTCACCGTGCCCAAGGTGCTGCCGCCGGAGACGGTCGCGAACATGCGTCAAGTCGCGATGGACTTGCTGCCACCCAATGAACCGCCATTTTCCAGTTTCATGTCTGAAACCGTTTTGTTCGATCCCGCATTTCGGCCGATATTCGAGAGTGATGCGCTAATTGGAACACTGAAGAATATTTTCGGTGACGATTTCTTGTTCGTGAATGAATTCGGCCTACAGGACTCAAGCTTTGGTGGATGGCACACCGACATGACGTCGGCAGAGGGTAAGGGTCGGCATACTTTCCATTGGTCGCCGAAGTTCATGACAGCCAACATGGCCATATACCTGCAGGAAAATGGCGACCACGGCGGCGGGCTTGATATCGTACCGCGCAGCTACATCTACGACGATCCTCTATCGAAGCAGATCCGCATCGAGCGTGGTTTCAGCATCGACGAGTTTTTGGAGGACGAAGAAGATCCTTGGTACGCTCAAGGCGCAACGATCGCATCAAAGGCCGGCGACGCTACGATCTTCCATATGAGGTCACGCCACCGGGCTTCGCCCGCACGGATCCGGCCGCAGACGCAAGAAGAGCGTAAGCTTGCAATGTTTTTCATCGTTGGGCCGAACAACGAAGAAACACGAGCCTATAGGAAGTGGCTCGACGAATATGACGTCATCAGCAATACAAAGCGTCCAATCATCCCTGATGAGTTCTCCTCATTCTTCGAAGCGCGCGGATTGCGGATGATTTGA
- a CDS encoding phage tail protein produces MSLFGGKKRTVRPDYTGLQVQTASSALPIPIVYGTDRIARNVIWSDGCQTHAQRGKKAGGKGGGRHGVTGYTYSTWIMFGLAEGPVQGIGEVFSGQSVTPFPTNFLSLIPGDTPQQPWGPALARYPAAALPYNGTAYLASPDFDLGSSATISSIAFEVVGRLAGTAGSLGQDADPAALISDFLTNAQYGVGLPASALSGAALFGASGDASYQTYRAALGLGLSPALTDAETANSILARWLRLTNSAAVWSGARLRIVPYGDQVVTGVTHTGARITYVPDVAPVYDLTDDDVLAAEGDDPVRVARSDPYGLPNVQRVECSDRSHGYTATTVEARDQGAIERYGLKVGGTITAREICALSIGRLVAQLALQRALYIRNTYTFRLSWAFCLLEPMDVVSLTDPGLGLARAPVRITAIEEYEDGLLTVTAEEFPRGTAAAYPRVGATGSAINRDRAPAPVNDPLLFEPPAALTAGVAQVWIAASGANADPYWGGANVWVSRDGASFVEIGTITDTTNWRLVVHDGVTPGGHPAVSAGDLKAGVPVLGMKTAADANNRLAVKSEAALLSWDDVTPGAGNMRLTLNKKAAANDAGFVLQTGYASRVLFGTLGSDDLIVKTSPDGAAFRTAMTVSAGTGDVGLAGVTEPGAPLHVQGSGAQPIVQVRPTGAMRPENADPSPAAAPEPHGARRVRRRRSRPPTGSSACSAPASTRAGPTRPTPSRSWAWRRRISRRQRRAPPQTPHSAPPAPPRGAFSCSVSDQNF; encoded by the coding sequence ATGAGCCTGTTCGGCGGGAAGAAGCGCACCGTCCGGCCGGACTACACCGGCCTGCAGGTCCAGACCGCCTCAAGCGCGCTGCCGATCCCGATCGTCTACGGGACCGACCGCATCGCCCGGAACGTCATCTGGTCCGACGGATGCCAGACGCACGCGCAGCGCGGCAAGAAGGCGGGTGGCAAGGGCGGCGGTCGCCACGGCGTCACCGGCTACACCTACTCGACCTGGATCATGTTCGGCCTGGCCGAGGGGCCGGTCCAGGGCATCGGCGAGGTCTTCAGCGGTCAGTCGGTCACGCCCTTCCCGACCAACTTCCTCAGCCTCATCCCCGGCGACACGCCGCAGCAGCCCTGGGGACCGGCGCTGGCCCGCTACCCGGCCGCCGCGCTGCCCTACAACGGCACCGCCTACCTCGCCTCGCCCGACTTCGACCTGGGCTCCAGCGCGACGATCTCCTCCATCGCCTTCGAGGTCGTCGGGCGGCTCGCCGGCACCGCGGGGTCGCTCGGGCAGGATGCCGACCCGGCCGCGCTGATCTCGGACTTCCTGACCAACGCGCAGTACGGCGTCGGCCTGCCAGCTAGCGCGCTGAGCGGCGCGGCCCTGTTCGGCGCCTCGGGGGATGCGTCCTACCAGACCTACCGCGCGGCCCTCGGCCTCGGGCTCAGCCCGGCGCTCACCGACGCCGAGACCGCCAACTCGATCCTGGCGCGGTGGCTGCGGCTGACCAACAGCGCGGCGGTGTGGTCGGGCGCGCGGCTCAGAATCGTTCCCTACGGCGACCAGGTCGTGACCGGGGTGACGCACACCGGGGCCCGCATCACCTACGTGCCCGACGTCGCGCCGGTCTACGACCTCACCGACGACGACGTCCTGGCCGCCGAGGGCGACGATCCGGTGCGGGTCGCGCGCAGCGATCCCTACGGCCTGCCCAACGTCCAGCGCGTCGAGTGCTCCGACCGGAGCCACGGCTACACCGCGACGACGGTCGAGGCGCGCGACCAGGGCGCGATCGAGCGCTACGGCCTGAAGGTCGGGGGGACGATCACCGCCCGCGAGATCTGCGCGCTCTCCATCGGTCGCCTCGTGGCGCAGCTCGCCCTGCAGCGCGCCCTCTACATCCGCAACACCTACACGTTCCGCCTGTCCTGGGCGTTCTGCCTCCTGGAGCCGATGGACGTCGTGTCCCTGACCGACCCGGGGCTCGGGCTCGCCCGGGCACCGGTGCGCATCACAGCCATCGAGGAGTACGAGGACGGGCTCCTGACCGTTACGGCCGAGGAGTTCCCGCGCGGGACCGCGGCGGCCTACCCGAGGGTCGGCGCGACCGGATCGGCGATCAACCGCGACCGGGCGCCCGCGCCGGTCAACGATCCGCTGCTCTTCGAGCCGCCCGCCGCACTCACGGCCGGCGTGGCGCAGGTGTGGATCGCGGCCTCCGGCGCCAATGCCGACCCGTACTGGGGCGGGGCGAATGTCTGGGTTTCGCGCGACGGCGCCAGCTTCGTCGAAATCGGCACGATCACGGACACCACCAATTGGCGCCTCGTCGTCCACGACGGCGTGACGCCCGGCGGCCACCCGGCCGTCTCCGCGGGCGACCTGAAGGCCGGCGTGCCGGTGCTGGGCATGAAAACCGCCGCCGACGCCAACAACCGCCTTGCGGTGAAGTCCGAGGCCGCCCTGCTCTCCTGGGACGACGTCACGCCGGGCGCCGGCAACATGCGCCTGACCCTCAACAAAAAGGCTGCGGCGAACGACGCCGGCTTCGTCCTGCAGACCGGCTACGCGAGCCGGGTCCTGTTCGGCACGCTCGGCAGCGACGACCTCATTGTGAAGACGAGCCCGGACGGTGCGGCCTTCCGGACGGCCATGACGGTTTCGGCCGGGACGGGCGATGTCGGGCTCGCGGGCGTGACCGAACCGGGCGCGCCGCTGCACGTCCAGGGTTCCGGCGCGCAGCCGATCGTCCAGGTGAGGCCTACGGGGGCGATGCGGCCGGAAAACGCGGACCCATCGCCAGCTGCAGCGCCCGAGCCGCACGGGGCACGCCGAGTGCGCCGCCGCCGATCAAGGCCGCCGACCGGCTCTTCGGCCTGTTCGGCGCCGGCTTCCACGCGGGCGGGACCTACACGGCCGACGCCGTCGCGCTCCTGGGCGTGGCGGAGGAGAATCTCACGGCGGCAGCGCAGGGCACCTCCCCAGACCCCACACTCAGCCCCGCCGGCACCGCCGCGCGGGGCTTTTTCGTGCTCGGTTTCAGATCAAAATTTTTGA